In Planctomonas sp. JC2975, the genomic stretch CGCCGTGTTCAGAAGCGCGTTGAGCAGGGGCCAGTCTGCGATGGCATCCGAGCCGTCCTTCATGCCCTCCGTCTCACGGTACGGCGAGGCGACGGACCCGGAGTCGAGGTGGTCGCGGCCGATCACCACGGGCGCGGAGAGCTCACCCGATGCCACGAGCTCGTTGAACCGCAGGCCCGCGAGGTGCCGCTCCTTGTAGCCCAGCCAGCAGATGCGGGCCGGCAATCCCTCGAAGTGCACCCGCTCGCCCGCCTTGGTGATCCAGCGGCGCAGCTTCGCGTCGTCGGGGAACAGCTCGAGGATGGCGCGGTCGGTGACTGCGATGTCGTTCGGATCGCCAGACAGCGCCGCCCAGCGGAACGGGCCCTTGCCCTCCTCGAAGAGCGGACGGATGTGCGCCGGCACGAATCCCGGGAAAGCGAACGCCCGCTCGTACCCGCCGAGCTGCGCCTCGGCCCTGATCGAGTTGCCGTAGTCGAAGACCTCGGCGCCGGCATCCAGGAAGCCCACCATCGCCTCGACCTGTTTGGCCATGGAGGCACGCGCCTTCGCCGTGAAGCCTTCCGGATCCGCCTGCGCGGCCGTGTGCCACTCCTCGACGGAGACGCCCTCCGGCAGGTAGCTGAGCGGATCGTGGGCGCTCGTCTGGTCGGTCACGATGTCGATCGGCACGCCGCGACGCAACAGCTCCGGGAAGACCGTGGCGGCGTTGCCGACGAGTCCGACCGAGAGCGCCCGCCGCTCGTCCTTGGCTGCCAGAACACGGGCGACGGCGTCGTCGAGGTCGTCGGTCAGCTCATCCAGATAACCGTGGTCGACGCGTCGCTGCAGACGCGCCCGATCGACGTCGACGATGAGCACCGCGCCCTCGTTCATGGTGACGGCGAGCGGCTGAGCGCCGCCCATGCCGCCGCATCCGCCCGTGAGCGTCAGCGTGCCGGCCAGAGTGCCGCCGAACCTCTTGTCTGCGGCCGCAGCGAACGTCTCGTACGTGCCCTGCAGGATGCCCTGGCTGCCGATGTAGATCCACGAACCGGCGGTCATCTGGCCGTACATGGTGAGACCGGCCGCCTCCAGGCGGCGGAACTCGGGCCACGTCGCCCAGTCGGGCACGAGGTTGGAGTTGGCGATCAGCACGCGCGGCGCCCACTCGTGCGTGCGGAAGACGCCGACCGGCTTGCCGGACTGCACGAGGAGTGTCTCGTCGGCATCCAGGGTCGTCAGCGTGCGCACGATGGCGTCGAACGCTTCCCAGCTCCTGGCTGCGCGGCCGGTGCCTCCGTAGACGACGAGATCCTCCGGCCGCTCCGCCACCTCGGGATCCAGGTTGTTCATGAGCATGCGCAGCGGCGCCTCGGTCTGCCACGACTTGGCACGCAGCGTGGTGCCGCGAGGAGCGTGGATCGGCAGGCGATCGTTCATGGTCTCTTCCTTTCGGGGCGGGCGGCGAAAACAGCAGGTGTCGCCGAGAACAGCTGAAATCCGGCTGTTCTCACGCCGTATCGTCGGTTTCTGCTGTTTTCGTGGCGGAGCATCAGCGGAGGGTCAGCGGAGGGTGCCGGTGACGGACTCGACGGCGGACAGGATGCGTCCGCCGGCCACCAGCGCGACCGACGCCTCGATCTCGGAGGACAGCGGACGGTCCGGACCGGGACCTGCGACGTGCTCACGCAGCGCGGCGCGGGCCGCGCCCGTTGCCGGACCAGGCTGCAGCGGGGCGCGCAGGTCGAGCGACCTGGCGGCCGTCATCAGCTCGATGGCGAGCACGCGCGTGAGGCCGTCGACCGCGCGGCGGAGCTTGCGCGCGGCCGCCCAGCCCATCGAGACGTGATCCTCCTGCATGGCGCTGGAGGGAATGGAGTCGACGGATGCCGGTGCCGCCAGCCGCTTCAGCTCGCTCACGATCCCGGCTGCCGTGTACTGAGCGATCATGAGTCCGGAATCCACTCCGGCACGGTCGGCCAGGAAGGCCGGCAGCCCCTTGTTCCTCGCCACGTCGAGGTGCCTGTCGATGCGGCGCTCGGCGATGCTGGCGGCATCCGCGACGGCGATGGCGAGGAAGTCGAGCACGTAGGCGACCGGAGCACCGTGGAAGTTGCCGTTCGAGACGACCCTGCCGTCTTTCGTCACCACCGGGTTGTCGACGGCGGACGCCAGCTCGCGTTCGGCGACCATCCGTGCGTGCGACAGGGTGTCGCGACCGGCACCGTTCACTTGCGGTGCGCAGCGCAGCGAGTACGCGTCCTGCACCGTCGGGTCCTCGGGGCCGGCATGGCTGGCGACGATCGCCGATCCGGCGAGGATGCCGCGCAGGTTGGCAGCCGAGTCGGCCTGGCCGGTCTGCGGACGCAGGGCCTGCAGGTCGGCGGCGAAGACGGCATCCGTTCCGAGCAGCGCCTCAACGCTCATCGCGGCCGTGAGATCGGCGACCCGGTACAGCGCCTCGAGGTCGGTGAGGGCGAGGGCCAGCATGCCGAGCATGCCGTCGGTGCCGTTGATGAGTGCGAGGCCCTCTTTCTCGGCGAGCCGGATCGGCTGGATGCCGGCCTCGGCCAGCGCCAGCGCTGCCGGCACGATGCGGCCGGAGGCGTCGCGCACCTCTCCCTCGCCGATGAGCGCGAGCGCGCAGTGCGCCAGTGGTGCGAGATCACCGGAGCAGCCGAGGGATCCGTACTCCCGCACGATCGGAGTGATACCCGCGTTGAGTGCATCTGCGTAGGCCCGAGCGGTGGAGGCGCGAACGCCTGTTCGTCCGGTCATCAGCGTGCTCAGGCGCAGCAGCATGAGGGCGCGCACGACCTCGCGCTCGACCTCCGGGCCGGATCCGGCCGCGTGCGAGCGGATCAGGCTGAGCTGCAGCTGATCCCGATCCTCGCTGTGGATGTACGTGGTGGCGAGCGCGCCGAATCCCGTGGAGATGCCGTAGTGCGGCTGCGGGTCGTCGGCGAGCGCCTCGATGACGCGGCGGGTCTCGGTGACGGCGGCGACGGCATCCGGATCCAGCACCACTCGCGCGTCGTCGCGCGCGACGGCCACGACGTCGGCGATGCTCAGGGCGCCGATCCCGACGACCACCTCTGCGCTCGGTTCAGGTGCCGACGGACGGGTGTGCGGTGCTGCTGCGGCGCTCATGCTTCCATTGCACGCCGCCCGCGGGAGACGCGTCCCCGCTGACCATCGATCCGTGTCCGGGATACCGGACCACGTGCATCCGTGCCGCCTAAACTGGAGGGATGCCGGGCAAGGCTCCCGCCGCGGACGCGACGTTGCGCATCCTGCGGCTGATGTCGCAACAACGCGGTCCCGTTGCCGCCTCGACCATCGCGCGCACCCTGGAGTTGCCGCGCTCGACCGTCTACCAGCTGCTGAGTGCGCTGACGGAGCACGGGTTCGTCATCCCTCTTCCCGAGCTCGCCAAATACGGGCTCGGCGTCGCCGCGTTCGAACTCTCCAGCGGCTTCAACCGGCAGCAGCCGCTCACCCGCGTCGGCGCCCCCGTGCTCGCGCGACTCGTCGACGAAACGGGACTGAGCGGTCACCTCACCGTGCTGTTGGGTCGCGACGTCGTGTACCTCGTCGAGGAACGCGCACCGCACGGCCCCTATCTCGTGACGGATGTCGGCGTGCGGCTTCCCGCGCACCTCACGGCGTCTGGACTGGCGATGCTCGCCGGCCTTCCGGCTGCCCAGGTGCGTGCGCTGTATCCGGACAAGGGCGCGTTCACGACTCGGACGGGCAGCGGCGTGACGTCGTACCGCGAGCTGAGCGCGGAGCTGGGCGCGATCCGCGAGCGCGGCTACGCCGTTGAGGACTCGTCAATCACGCAAGGGCTGCGGTCGCTGGCGGTCGCCGTGCCGGACCACGTCGGCTGGCCCGCGGCGTCCGTCGCCGTCACGTTCCCCGCCGATCGCGACGTCGACCTCGATGCGACAGCCGCGCGCATCGCGCGGGCGGCGGCGGAGCTGGGGCGCCGCATCGGAGGGTGATCGCGCTGGAGCTCTGAGCGCTCAGTGCGCGGCAGGAATCCGCTCGGCGTAGCCGGCGATCGCCTCCAGCACGACGAGGGCGGCGAGGCGCACGGTGCGGCCGTCGGCCGCGTCGCGCGTCGCGTCCACCTCGGCGATGTCGATGGATGCCACACGCGGGTCGCGCGCCAGAAGGCGCACGGTGCGCCGCAGCTGATACGCGGACAAGCCGCCGGGCACCGACGCCGGGCAGGCGGGCGCGACGGAACGGTCGCAGGCGTCGACATCGACGTCCACGTGGATGGGACCGCCCGAGGTGCCCGCCACCTCGAGCGCGTCATCCGCGATCTCCGCCAACGAACGCTCCTCGAAAGCACCCCGCCGCACGATGGTGATGCCAGCCTCGCGCGCCCTCGTGTCGTAGAACTCGGAGTTGGCGAAGTCCGCGATGCCCAGCTGCACCACCCGCCGCCCGTCGAGGCCCGCCTCAAGCAGTCGGCGTACGGGGGATCCGTTGGAGATGCCGTCGCGCAGGTCATGGTGGGCGTCGATCGTGATGAGGCCGGCGTTCGCTATGCGATCGCCGCCTTCGCCGTCAGGACGGGCACCCCGCCAGGCACCGCGCGCCACGCTGTAGGTGAGCGCGTTGTCGCCGCCGAGCGCGATGACGAGGTCCGACCGAGACGCGGCTGCACGCACGGCGTCGAGGGCATCGGCCTCTCCGTCGCCGTCCGGCTCGACGACGTCGCCGAAGTCCGCGACGGACGGCCAGGCGGCGCCATCCGCGAAGGTGCCGTAGCGCTGCACGGCTGTCCGGATGGCCGCCGGCGTCGCGTGCGCCCCCGTCGGCGAGAGCGAGGTGCGCCAGGTCGGCACCCCGATGATTCCGACGCCGACACGTTCAGCGGATCCGAGCGCATCCGCTGAAAGCCATCGGCCGGCGCGCGGCCAGTGCGGATCGTCGAAGAGCGGCGCCTCTGTCATGAGCACCACGTTAGGCCGGTCGGCGGGCGCGGGACGCGGCGGGTTCGGGCATCCGTGTCCGGCGGGGCGGACACGCCGACGGCACCGCGCACGTCGACCGAGGCGGACCGTTCACACGGACCGACCTGGACCGTTGACACCACGAGATAGGGGGCGTACCGTATTCAACATCTTCGTTGATAAAGGATTCTGTTGAACACTGACACCGACGCCAAGGATGCCATCGACCCCCGTGAGGAGCGGCTCGACAGGGCCTTCCATGCGCTCGGCGACCAGGTGCGTCGGGCGATGATCGCCCGGCTCAGCCGCGGTCCGGCAACCGTGAACGAACTCGCGGAGCCGTTCGGCATCACGGTGCAGGCGGTCTCCCGACACATCCACGTGCTCGAGGAAGCCGGCCTCGTCACCAGGACCCGCGATGCGCAGCGACGCCCCGTGCACCTGAATGCGGGTGCGCTCGAGGAGCTCACGTCGTGGATCGACGGCTACCGCCTCGCGCACGAGAGCTCGTTCCGGGCGCTCGACGGTGTGCTGGCGGGACTGAAGCCCGGGAACCACACAACCGACAACGAGAAACAAGGAGAGAGATCATGAGCAACGAACTGACGGTGAACGCCCCGGAGGGACTGCCGTTCGTCGACTTCGCGCGCGAGTTCGACGCCCCCGTTGAAGCCGTCTTCCGCGCCTACAAGGACCCCGCACTGTATCGGCAGTGGAACGGTCCGCGCGGGTACGAGATGGACCTGCAGGAGTACGACTTCACGAGCGGTGGCCGCTACCGCTTCATCCACCGCGACCCCGACGGCAACGAGTACGGGTTCCGCGGTGTGTTCCACAAGGTGCGCGACAACGAGTTCGCCGTGCAGACCTTCGAGTTCGACGGAGTGCCCGATGCCGTGAGCATCGAGTTCATCACGTTCGAGGCGCTGCCCGACGGTCGGAGCCGCGTCTCCGGCCACGCCGTGTATCCCAGCCTCGAAGGCCGCGACGGCATCGTCGCGATGGGGATGGAAGACGGGATGCGCGACAGCTACGAGAAGCTCGAGGAGATCGCGACGGCTCGCGTGTGAGCGAGAGCCGGACGCGAACCGCTGACGATCGCGACCGTCACTGAGCCGGGACCCGCAATGGGGCTCCCGGCTCGGCGCGTCATCGCCC encodes the following:
- a CDS encoding metalloregulator ArsR/SmtB family transcription factor, with protein sequence MIARLSRGPATVNELAEPFGITVQAVSRHIHVLEEAGLVTRTRDAQRRPVHLNAGALEELTSWIDGYRLAHESSFRALDGVLAGLKPGNHTTDNEKQGERS
- the hutH gene encoding histidine ammonia-lyase, whose product is MSAAAAPHTRPSAPEPSAEVVVGIGALSIADVVAVARDDARVVLDPDAVAAVTETRRVIEALADDPQPHYGISTGFGALATTYIHSEDRDQLQLSLIRSHAAGSGPEVEREVVRALMLLRLSTLMTGRTGVRASTARAYADALNAGITPIVREYGSLGCSGDLAPLAHCALALIGEGEVRDASGRIVPAALALAEAGIQPIRLAEKEGLALINGTDGMLGMLALALTDLEALYRVADLTAAMSVEALLGTDAVFAADLQALRPQTGQADSAANLRGILAGSAIVASHAGPEDPTVQDAYSLRCAPQVNGAGRDTLSHARMVAERELASAVDNPVVTKDGRVVSNGNFHGAPVAYVLDFLAIAVADAASIAERRIDRHLDVARNKGLPAFLADRAGVDSGLMIAQYTAAGIVSELKRLAAPASVDSIPSSAMQEDHVSMGWAAARKLRRAVDGLTRVLAIELMTAARSLDLRAPLQPGPATGAARAALREHVAGPGPDRPLSSEIEASVALVAGGRILSAVESVTGTLR
- a CDS encoding arginase family protein codes for the protein MTEAPLFDDPHWPRAGRWLSADALGSAERVGVGIIGVPTWRTSLSPTGAHATPAAIRTAVQRYGTFADGAAWPSVADFGDVVEPDGDGEADALDAVRAAASRSDLVIALGGDNALTYSVARGAWRGARPDGEGGDRIANAGLITIDAHHDLRDGISNGSPVRRLLEAGLDGRRVVQLGIADFANSEFYDTRAREAGITIVRRGAFEERSLAEIADDALEVAGTSGGPIHVDVDVDACDRSVAPACPASVPGGLSAYQLRRTVRLLARDPRVASIDIAEVDATRDAADGRTVRLAALVVLEAIAGYAERIPAAH
- a CDS encoding SRPBCC family protein; its protein translation is MSNELTVNAPEGLPFVDFAREFDAPVEAVFRAYKDPALYRQWNGPRGYEMDLQEYDFTSGGRYRFIHRDPDGNEYGFRGVFHKVRDNEFAVQTFEFDGVPDAVSIEFITFEALPDGRSRVSGHAVYPSLEGRDGIVAMGMEDGMRDSYEKLEEIATARV
- a CDS encoding IclR family transcriptional regulator, with the translated sequence MPGKAPAADATLRILRLMSQQRGPVAASTIARTLELPRSTVYQLLSALTEHGFVIPLPELAKYGLGVAAFELSSGFNRQQPLTRVGAPVLARLVDETGLSGHLTVLLGRDVVYLVEERAPHGPYLVTDVGVRLPAHLTASGLAMLAGLPAAQVRALYPDKGAFTTRTGSGVTSYRELSAELGAIRERGYAVEDSSITQGLRSLAVAVPDHVGWPAASVAVTFPADRDVDLDATAARIARAAAELGRRIGG
- the hutU gene encoding urocanate hydratase gives rise to the protein MNDRLPIHAPRGTTLRAKSWQTEAPLRMLMNNLDPEVAERPEDLVVYGGTGRAARSWEAFDAIVRTLTTLDADETLLVQSGKPVGVFRTHEWAPRVLIANSNLVPDWATWPEFRRLEAAGLTMYGQMTAGSWIYIGSQGILQGTYETFAAAADKRFGGTLAGTLTLTGGCGGMGGAQPLAVTMNEGAVLIVDVDRARLQRRVDHGYLDELTDDLDDAVARVLAAKDERRALSVGLVGNAATVFPELLRRGVPIDIVTDQTSAHDPLSYLPEGVSVEEWHTAAQADPEGFTAKARASMAKQVEAMVGFLDAGAEVFDYGNSIRAEAQLGGYERAFAFPGFVPAHIRPLFEEGKGPFRWAALSGDPNDIAVTDRAILELFPDDAKLRRWITKAGERVHFEGLPARICWLGYKERHLAGLRFNELVASGELSAPVVIGRDHLDSGSVASPYRETEGMKDGSDAIADWPLLNALLNTASGATWVSIHHGGGVGIGRSIHAGQVIVADGTDLAAQKIERVLTNDPGTGVMRHVDAGYERAAEVARERGLRIPMLEG